In the Thermodesulfobacteriota bacterium genome, one interval contains:
- a CDS encoding class I SAM-dependent methyltransferase — protein MLRHLRDGDRVLDIGASDRALERRLKKHFPKLLYKSMDVDRDQFHDYYDLEEIQETFDAVFLFEVIEHLPLEEGIKMLGKIYELLKEGGRLILTTPNTFNPGRYWRDATHKQPYCYDELGGILMSRGFEIKEMYRTYSDAFHRYLFRKYVMAPLHRYLGVDFAKSILIVAVKGLREKG, from the coding sequence ATGCTTCGTCACCTCCGGGATGGCGATCGGGTGCTTGACATAGGGGCCTCTGATCGAGCCTTGGAAAGGCGTTTAAAAAAACATTTTCCCAAACTCCTTTACAAAAGCATGGACGTCGATCGCGATCAATTTCACGATTATTACGACCTGGAAGAGATTCAGGAGACCTTTGATGCGGTTTTTCTATTCGAGGTGATCGAACACCTCCCCCTGGAAGAGGGGATCAAGATGCTCGGGAAGATTTACGAGCTTCTTAAAGAGGGCGGGAGGCTCATCCTGACAACGCCCAATACCTTTAACCCCGGGCGTTACTGGCGGGATGCCACCCACAAACAGCCTTACTGTTATGACGAGCTGGGGGGGATCCTGATGTCCCGGGGGTTTGAGATCAAAGAGATGTACCGGACCTATAGCGACGCCTTCCATCGTTATCTCTTTCGAAAGTATGTGATGGCCCCTCTCCATCGATATTTAGGGGTCGACTTTGCTAAATCGATTTTAATAGTGGCCGTCAAGGGGCTTCGGGAAAAGGGATGA
- a CDS encoding acyltransferase — MKKKRFWYPLANLKNRFFFGSYGKDVYIEPGVVINRPRFVHIGDHVRIKRNTSINLHPKDKRSKEGLLFIGDHVIISEGCFISACNRIVIEENVGISPNVMIIDNSRKPGDIRRPSKEQEIKVGYVHIGADSWIAYGACVLPNVTIGRHCIIGALSVVTKDIPDYSVAMGAPAKVVKRFDFEKREWVRVDGRRDELVKDF; from the coding sequence ATGAAAAAGAAACGATTCTGGTATCCCCTGGCCAATCTCAAAAACCGTTTTTTCTTTGGCTCCTACGGGAAGGATGTTTATATTGAACCGGGGGTCGTCATCAATCGCCCCCGATTCGTTCATATCGGCGACCATGTCCGGATCAAGCGGAATACGAGCATCAACCTCCATCCCAAAGACAAGCGGTCGAAAGAGGGCCTGTTGTTCATTGGAGACCATGTGATTATTTCAGAGGGTTGCTTTATAAGCGCTTGCAATCGCATCGTCATCGAAGAGAATGTGGGGATTTCTCCCAATGTGATGATCATCGATAATTCACGAAAGCCAGGAGATATCCGTCGGCCAAGCAAAGAGCAGGAGATCAAGGTGGGCTATGTCCATATAGGAGCGGATTCTTGGATTGCGTATGGTGCCTGTGTCTTGCCCAATGTGACGATTGGAAGACACTGCATCATCGGGGCCTTATCCGTGGTGACCAAAGATATTCCAGACTATTCGGTGGCGATGGGGGCTCCAGCGAAAGTCGTGAAACGGTTCGACTTCGAGAAAAGGGAATGGGTGCGAGTGGATGGTCGAAGGGATGAGTTGGTCAAGGATTTTTGA